A single region of the Acidobacteriota bacterium genome encodes:
- a CDS encoding S1 RNA-binding domain-containing protein, with protein MTETNDPPLAQAPAAGEAPPEPAAQVEESEQQIEEAAPQIEEAAPQIEEAAPQVEEPAPQVEEPAPQVEEPAPQVELAAAAIPFAAALEAKNPVEGKVIGWNKGGFHIVSEGATTFCPRSLMELGNRPKPPAQYVNNTYVFHVLEIKEAGRRIVLTRRPAIRNERKRALDEIRAKQESREPVSGKVTSVTDFGAFVDLGGGLGGLVHRTQISRTRSGEPGDLLKVGQRVEAVVTKVEKKNGKRSARISLSMKALEADPWKETAKNFTAGEKFKGKVVRHSEFGLFVELAPGLDGLVHTSQLPIGKQMSAPEFATGEEVEGWVVEATPRKRRIALSLREVPADDPWKNLGKQYVEGAEVEGRVEQVSRFGIFIQLEPGLTGLLPMSAVTLPEGSQAQRAYPPGRQIKVLIESIDRKRRRLGLAPVGSQLVGTKADYKNYRKRQKKPAGLNVMASAFAKLQQSK; from the coding sequence ATGACTGAGACGAACGATCCACCGCTCGCTCAGGCACCGGCGGCCGGCGAGGCGCCCCCTGAGCCGGCGGCGCAGGTCGAGGAGTCTGAGCAGCAGATCGAGGAGGCGGCACCGCAGATCGAGGAGGCGGCACCGCAGATCGAGGAGGCGGCACCGCAGGTCGAGGAGCCGGCGCCGCAGGTCGAGGAGCCGGCGCCGCAGGTCGAGGAGCCGGCGCCGCAGGTCGAGCTGGCCGCCGCGGCCATCCCCTTCGCCGCCGCGCTCGAGGCGAAGAACCCGGTCGAGGGCAAGGTCATCGGCTGGAACAAGGGCGGCTTCCACATCGTCTCGGAAGGCGCCACGACCTTCTGTCCGCGGTCGCTGATGGAACTCGGCAACCGGCCCAAGCCACCGGCCCAGTACGTGAACAACACGTACGTCTTCCACGTCCTCGAGATCAAGGAGGCAGGCCGCCGGATCGTGCTGACCCGCCGACCGGCCATCCGCAACGAGCGGAAGCGCGCGCTCGACGAGATTCGCGCCAAGCAGGAGTCGCGCGAACCGGTCAGCGGCAAGGTGACCTCGGTGACCGACTTCGGCGCCTTCGTCGATCTGGGAGGCGGACTCGGCGGCCTCGTCCACCGGACCCAGATCTCCCGGACCCGGTCGGGAGAGCCCGGCGACCTGTTGAAGGTCGGGCAGCGCGTGGAAGCGGTCGTGACGAAGGTCGAGAAGAAGAACGGCAAGCGCAGCGCCCGCATCTCGCTGTCCATGAAGGCGCTGGAGGCCGACCCCTGGAAGGAGACGGCGAAGAACTTCACCGCCGGCGAGAAGTTCAAGGGCAAGGTGGTGCGTCACAGCGAGTTTGGCCTCTTCGTCGAGTTGGCCCCGGGCCTCGACGGCCTCGTGCATACGTCCCAACTGCCGATCGGGAAGCAGATGAGCGCACCAGAGTTCGCGACCGGCGAAGAGGTCGAGGGATGGGTGGTCGAGGCGACCCCAAGGAAGCGCCGAATCGCGCTATCCCTCCGCGAGGTGCCGGCGGACGACCCCTGGAAGAACCTCGGAAAGCAGTACGTGGAGGGTGCCGAGGTCGAGGGAAGGGTCGAGCAGGTGTCGCGCTTCGGCATCTTCATCCAGCTCGAACCAGGCCTGACCGGTCTGCTGCCGATGTCGGCGGTCACTCTCCCGGAGGGCAGCCAGGCGCAGCGCGCCTACCCGCCCGGGCGCCAGATCAAGGTCCTCATCGAGAGCATCGACCGCAAGCGCCGCCGCCTGGGCCTGGCGCCGGTCGGTTCGCAGCTCGTCGGCACCAAGGCGGACTACAAGAACTACCGCAAGCGTCAGAAGAAACCCGCCGGCCTGAACGTGATGGCCTCAGCCTTCGCCAAACTCCAGCAGTCCAAGTGA
- a CDS encoding Sir2 family NAD-dependent protein deacetylase: protein MSQTEELGRLIEEATRIVAFTGAGISTESGIPDFRSPGGIWTKYKPIDFGEFVASEEARRESWRRKIGSDRTMSKAKPNRGHLALAELRRLGKLHAVITQNVDGLHQESGIPDDEVIELHGNATYAACLDCRQRYELEPIVAAFREREELPVCTRQVASGAPCGGIIKTATISFGQAMPEVAMRRAHEATLAADLFLAIGSSLVVYPAAGFPALAKQVGARLVILNREATDLDGIADLVLHAEIGPTLGAITGATLPN from the coding sequence ATGAGTCAGACTGAAGAACTCGGACGCCTGATCGAGGAAGCGACCCGGATCGTCGCGTTCACCGGCGCGGGCATCAGCACCGAATCGGGCATCCCCGACTTCCGCAGTCCGGGGGGCATCTGGACGAAGTACAAGCCGATCGATTTTGGAGAGTTCGTCGCCTCCGAGGAGGCGCGCCGCGAGTCGTGGCGGCGCAAGATCGGCAGCGACCGGACGATGTCGAAGGCGAAGCCGAACCGCGGTCACCTGGCCCTCGCCGAACTCCGCCGCCTGGGCAAGCTCCACGCCGTGATCACGCAGAACGTCGACGGCCTGCACCAGGAATCCGGCATCCCCGACGACGAGGTGATCGAGCTGCACGGCAACGCGACCTACGCGGCCTGCCTCGACTGCCGCCAGCGCTACGAACTCGAACCCATCGTCGCCGCCTTCCGCGAGCGCGAGGAACTGCCGGTCTGCACCCGGCAGGTCGCATCGGGCGCCCCCTGCGGCGGCATCATCAAGACCGCCACGATCTCGTTCGGCCAGGCGATGCCCGAAGTCGCCATGCGCCGCGCCCACGAGGCGACCCTGGCAGCCGACCTCTTCCTGGCGATCGGCAGCTCCCTGGTCGTCTACCCGGCCGCAGGCTTCCCCGCCCTGGCCAAGCAGGTAGGCGCCCGGCTCGTCATCCTGAACCGCGAAGCCACCGACCTGGATGGCATCGCCGACCTGGTGCTCCACGCCGAGATCGGTCCGACTCTGGGCGCGATCACCGGCGCCACCCTGCCAAACTAG
- a CDS encoding MoxR family ATPase, producing MSFHSFTGTDTYLAAPELRDSVNVSAALEKPLLVRGEPGTGKTVLAEAIAENLVMELLTWNIKSTSKAQEGLYVYDTVQRLNDARFGDKDITDISQYIKYGPLGQSFLAQQRVVLLIDEIDKADMEFPNDLLHELDRMSFFVNETGRHHVAKFRPIVVITSNNEKELPDAFLRRCVFHYIAFPDKAEMENIIRVHHPDVEAELLQQVLLRFYWLRDLPEIRKKPSTSELIDWIAALRRGGVSTESIESELPFLGVLMKRENDLEAVMAAHRRGRVN from the coding sequence ATGTCCTTTCACAGCTTCACAGGCACGGATACCTACCTCGCTGCGCCAGAACTCCGGGACTCGGTGAACGTCTCGGCGGCCCTCGAGAAGCCGCTCCTGGTTCGCGGCGAGCCCGGCACCGGCAAGACGGTGCTCGCCGAGGCGATCGCCGAGAACCTGGTGATGGAACTCCTGACCTGGAACATCAAGTCGACGAGCAAGGCGCAGGAGGGTCTCTACGTCTACGACACGGTGCAGCGGCTCAACGACGCCCGCTTCGGCGACAAGGACATCACGGACATTTCCCAGTACATCAAGTACGGCCCGCTCGGGCAGTCCTTCCTCGCCCAGCAGCGGGTCGTGCTGCTGATCGACGAGATCGACAAGGCCGACATGGAGTTTCCCAACGACCTCCTGCACGAGCTGGATCGGATGAGCTTCTTCGTGAACGAGACCGGCAGGCACCATGTCGCGAAGTTCCGGCCGATCGTGGTCATCACCTCGAACAACGAGAAGGAGTTGCCGGACGCGTTCCTGCGCCGGTGCGTGTTCCACTACATCGCGTTCCCGGACAAGGCCGAGATGGAGAACATCATCCGGGTCCACCACCCGGACGTCGAGGCCGAGTTGCTCCAGCAGGTCCTGCTGCGGTTCTACTGGCTGCGCGACCTGCCGGAGATTCGCAAGAAGCCATCCACCAGCGAGTTGATCGACTGGATCGCGGCGCTGCGACGGGGCGGTGTGAGCACGGAGTCGATCGAGAGTGAGCTACCCTTCCTGGGTGTGCTGATGAAGCGGGAGAACGACCTGGAGGCCGTGATGGCGGCTCACCGTCGCGGCCGGGTCAACTGA
- a CDS encoding DUF3014 domain-containing protein — translation MDDKPPGGAPSDDLDSTGNEPDRSDPVFDLPTRLGREQAPDETEGADPFFEDSPGEPPERSGTIAVLVIAGVILLGGGAVLWWWFSSRAQDPVDPDAAAEVVEQPAAAEQDPTPAPADPPAPEAPAPPALSESDSLVRDIVGRLSQHAQWLTWLVPEELALNFVRAVGAVAYDEPPQSSLEPLRPEEGFSVVRRGQRFYPAETSYRRYDLAVEVFDSIDVAGAAGAYERLQPLLDQAHSELGLPNEFGDTLELAVTKLLATPIPDAPPELRLRVISFEYVDPGLEGLNPAQKLLLRLGPDNGDRVRAKVRELYGALP, via the coding sequence ATGGACGACAAACCGCCAGGAGGGGCGCCGTCGGACGACCTCGACTCGACGGGAAACGAGCCGGATCGCAGCGATCCGGTCTTCGACCTGCCAACGAGGCTGGGCCGGGAGCAGGCTCCCGACGAAACTGAGGGCGCGGACCCGTTCTTCGAAGACTCGCCCGGGGAGCCGCCGGAGCGTTCAGGGACGATCGCCGTCCTCGTCATCGCCGGCGTGATCCTGCTGGGCGGCGGCGCGGTGCTCTGGTGGTGGTTCAGCAGCCGCGCACAAGATCCGGTCGATCCGGACGCGGCGGCTGAGGTCGTCGAGCAACCGGCGGCCGCCGAACAGGATCCCACGCCCGCGCCCGCCGATCCCCCGGCTCCGGAAGCGCCGGCGCCTCCGGCTCTGTCCGAGAGCGACTCTCTGGTGCGGGACATCGTTGGCCGTCTGTCACAGCACGCACAGTGGCTCACATGGCTGGTTCCCGAGGAACTAGCGCTGAACTTCGTGCGTGCGGTCGGCGCGGTCGCCTACGACGAGCCGCCACAGTCGAGCCTGGAACCGCTCCGCCCGGAAGAGGGCTTCAGCGTCGTGCGGCGCGGCCAGCGCTTCTACCCGGCCGAGACGAGCTATCGCCGCTACGACCTGGCGGTCGAGGTCTTCGACTCGATCGACGTTGCCGGCGCCGCCGGCGCGTATGAGCGTCTGCAACCGCTGCTGGATCAGGCGCACAGCGAGCTCGGCCTACCGAACGAGTTCGGTGACACGCTGGAACTGGCGGTGACCAAGCTGCTTGCGACGCCGATTCCGGACGCGCCGCCTGAACTCCGGCTGCGGGTGATCAGCTTCGAGTACGTGGACCCCGGGCTCGAAGGCTTGAACCCGGCCCAGAAGCTCCTGTTGCGGCTTGGGCCGGACAACGGCGACCGCGTGCGGGCGAAGGTCCGGGAACTCTACGGCGCGCTGCCGTAG
- a CDS encoding Hsp20/alpha crystallin family protein — MTRSLIHRTPFRRPLIGAFEPLFDKAMLDDFFSPVLTRFTGHDGAEAAAPTWSPAADLTQTEDAYTLTVDLPGLSRKDIELTVEDHVLTLSGERHIQRDTKSADRIERVHGRFARRFHLPADVDAAAVTAEFENGVLNVVIPKAEEAKARKIEIA; from the coding sequence ATGACTCGCAGCCTGATTCATCGCACTCCCTTCCGCCGCCCCCTGATCGGGGCCTTCGAGCCTCTCTTCGACAAGGCGATGCTCGACGACTTCTTCTCGCCCGTCCTGACCCGCTTCACGGGCCACGACGGCGCCGAGGCCGCGGCCCCGACCTGGTCCCCCGCCGCGGACCTCACTCAGACCGAGGACGCCTACACCCTGACCGTCGATCTCCCCGGCCTGTCCCGGAAGGACATCGAACTGACGGTCGAGGATCACGTCCTCACCCTGTCCGGTGAGCGTCACATCCAGCGCGACACGAAGAGCGCGGACCGTATCGAGCGCGTCCACGGTCGCTTCGCCCGGCGCTTCCACCTGCCCGCCGATGTCGACGCCGCGGCCGTCACCGCCGAGTTCGAGAACGGCGTGCTGAACGTCGTCATCCCGAAGGCCGAGGAGGCCAAGGCGAGGAAGATCGAGATCGCCTGA
- a CDS encoding VWA domain-containing protein: MFVDFFYHLRGYGLKVTITEWLSLMKALAIGYSRADLHVFYNLARCLMVKTEADFDNYDRAFASFFMGVENHFDISDELLEWLSKPELPRELTEEERAKLEALDLDELRERFKELLDEQKERHDGGNRWIGTGGMSPFGHGGEHPTGIRIGGSGGGRSAVQVATDRRFRNLRSDRILDTRQIGLALRRLRKLDKDEGPEELDIDETIDSSARNAGEIDLVFRPPKRNRIKLLLLIDVGGSMDPHTLLCERLFSAAHKANHFKKFEFKFFHNCVYENLYTDISRWKGEPTSEILKRLDHTWSVCLVGDAWMSPYELTHTGGAIDYYHSNQVTGLDWLRKFRDRCPNSIWLNPEPRRIWNAPTIHLIRQVYPMFELTIDGLTEGIDVLRGIRPNRALAA, from the coding sequence ATGTTCGTCGATTTCTTCTACCACTTGAGGGGCTACGGCCTGAAGGTGACGATCACGGAGTGGCTGTCACTGATGAAGGCCCTGGCGATCGGCTACAGCCGCGCGGATCTGCACGTCTTCTACAACCTGGCCCGGTGCCTGATGGTCAAGACGGAGGCGGACTTCGACAACTACGACCGTGCCTTCGCCTCGTTCTTCATGGGGGTCGAGAACCACTTCGACATCAGCGACGAACTGCTGGAGTGGCTGTCCAAGCCGGAGCTGCCACGCGAGCTGACCGAAGAGGAGCGGGCGAAGCTCGAGGCGCTCGACCTGGACGAACTCCGGGAGCGCTTCAAGGAACTGCTCGACGAGCAGAAGGAGCGCCACGACGGCGGCAATCGCTGGATCGGGACGGGCGGCATGTCCCCCTTCGGCCACGGCGGGGAGCACCCCACGGGGATACGGATCGGCGGCTCGGGCGGCGGCCGGTCCGCGGTGCAGGTGGCGACCGACCGCCGCTTTCGCAATCTGCGCTCGGACCGCATCCTCGACACCCGGCAGATCGGGTTGGCGCTTCGCCGGCTGCGCAAGCTGGACAAGGACGAGGGCCCCGAGGAACTGGACATCGACGAGACGATCGACAGCAGCGCCCGCAACGCCGGCGAGATCGATCTGGTGTTCCGTCCGCCGAAGCGCAACCGGATCAAGCTGTTGCTGCTGATCGACGTCGGCGGGTCGATGGATCCCCACACGCTGCTCTGCGAGCGGTTGTTCTCCGCGGCGCACAAGGCGAACCACTTCAAGAAGTTCGAGTTCAAGTTCTTCCACAACTGCGTGTACGAGAACCTGTACACGGACATCAGCCGCTGGAAGGGCGAGCCGACCTCGGAGATCCTGAAGCGTCTGGACCACACGTGGTCCGTCTGTCTGGTCGGCGATGCCTGGATGAGCCCCTACGAGTTGACCCATACCGGTGGCGCGATCGACTACTACCACAGCAACCAGGTCACGGGTCTCGACTGGCTCCGCAAGTTCCGTGACCGTTGCCCCAACTCGATCTGGCTCAATCCGGAACCGCGGCGCATCTGGAATGCTCCGACGATCCACCTGATCCGGCAGGTGTACCCGATGTTCGAGTTGACGATCGACGGCCTCACCGAGGGGATCGACGTTCTGCGGGGAATCCGGCCGAACCGCGCCCTGGCGGCCTGA
- a CDS encoding FGGY-family carbohydrate kinase, with product MTHAAGASGVPLYLGIDVGTQSLTAILVEAPQPERGVEDRALRIVSRVGVHYDSELPAYGTVNGQLPNEDPAIGRVPPCMWLDALDLAFEKLGPEACREIRGVSVSGQQHGSVYLGSGTGAVLGSLIPDRSLAEQIEPLLSRAEAPIWTDSSTARECEEIRQALGGASVTAELTGSDAFERFTGPQIRRFARTEPEAWADTEHISLVSSFVTSVLAGRLTPIDHGDGSGMNLLNIRRREWSTEAMAATTAGLERRLLPSQPPWSAVGAIAPYFVSRYSLPPDAQVIIGSGDNPCSLVGVGVREPGEAVLSLGTSDTYFCLLADVAVDPDANGHVFIAPSGHPMSLICFRNGSLAREAVRDRYGLDWAGFEDALRDTPPGNDGMMMLPWFEPEIVPRVASPGVVRLGGLTDAPEQAARNCRAVVEGQFLSMRLNSEWMATRPSRILATGGGSRNRELLQIAADVLGCRVEGYEVSDGAALGAALRATGRRPYPLPPAGKPGVSASPRPEAVAVYDRMLPRYAEAQRRALGR from the coding sequence ATGACGCACGCTGCCGGTGCTTCCGGTGTTCCGCTGTACCTTGGTATCGACGTCGGCACCCAGAGCCTGACCGCGATCCTGGTTGAAGCGCCGCAACCCGAACGTGGAGTCGAGGACCGAGCGCTCAGGATCGTCTCTCGCGTAGGCGTGCACTACGACTCGGAACTTCCGGCGTACGGCACCGTCAACGGCCAGCTTCCGAACGAGGATCCGGCGATCGGACGGGTACCACCGTGCATGTGGCTCGACGCCTTGGACCTGGCCTTCGAGAAACTTGGGCCCGAGGCTTGCCGCGAGATCCGCGGCGTCTCGGTGTCGGGCCAGCAGCATGGCTCCGTCTATCTTGGATCGGGAACGGGCGCCGTGCTTGGGTCCCTGATACCTGACCGGAGCCTCGCCGAGCAGATCGAGCCTCTCCTCTCGCGAGCGGAGGCGCCGATCTGGACCGATTCCTCCACAGCCCGGGAGTGCGAAGAGATCCGGCAGGCACTCGGAGGTGCAAGCGTAACCGCAGAACTCACCGGCAGCGACGCCTTCGAGCGTTTCACCGGACCCCAGATCCGGCGCTTTGCTCGCACCGAGCCCGAGGCATGGGCCGACACCGAGCACATCAGCCTGGTCAGTTCGTTCGTCACTTCGGTGCTGGCGGGTCGGCTGACGCCGATCGACCACGGGGACGGTTCCGGGATGAACCTGCTCAACATCCGGCGGCGGGAGTGGTCGACCGAGGCGATGGCCGCCACGACAGCCGGACTTGAGCGCCGTCTCCTCCCCTCCCAGCCGCCCTGGAGCGCAGTCGGAGCGATCGCTCCCTACTTCGTGTCCCGCTACAGTCTGCCCCCGGACGCCCAGGTCATCATCGGCTCCGGCGACAACCCCTGCTCCCTGGTGGGCGTCGGCGTCCGCGAACCCGGCGAGGCCGTGCTGAGCCTGGGTACGAGCGACACCTACTTCTGTCTGCTGGCCGACGTCGCCGTCGACCCCGACGCCAATGGCCATGTGTTCATCGCGCCGAGCGGACATCCAATGAGCCTGATCTGCTTCCGCAACGGTTCTCTCGCGCGCGAGGCAGTACGGGACCGCTACGGCCTCGACTGGGCGGGCTTCGAAGACGCGCTGCGCGACACGCCGCCCGGCAACGACGGCATGATGATGCTGCCCTGGTTCGAACCGGAGATCGTCCCCCGCGTGGCATCGCCGGGCGTGGTTCGGCTGGGCGGCCTCACGGACGCCCCGGAACAGGCGGCCCGGAACTGCCGCGCCGTCGTCGAGGGGCAGTTCCTGTCGATGCGGCTCAACTCGGAGTGGATGGCGACGCGGCCCAGCCGGATCCTGGCGACCGGCGGCGGCTCCCGGAACCGGGAACTCCTCCAGATCGCCGCCGATGTCCTGGGCTGCCGCGTCGAGGGGTACGAGGTGAGCGACGGCGCCGCCCTGGGCGCTGCCCTGCGTGCTACCGGCCGCAGACCGTACCCGCTGCCGCCGGCAGGCAAACCCGGCGTCTCCGCATCACCGCGCCCGGAAGCCGTGGCCGTCTACGACCGGATGCTGCCCCGGTACGCTGAAGCCCAACGCCGGGCCCTCGGCCGCTAG
- a CDS encoding DUF1820 family protein has translation MSDDLIYRVTFLSQGEVYEVYARSVSQGGLLGFVEIGELVFGEKTQVVVDPSEERLQREFSGVRRTYLPMHSVLRIDQVTKQGTARIRDLERRESRKVTPFPMPIYTPGGESQ, from the coding sequence GTGTCCGACGACCTGATCTACCGGGTGACGTTCCTGAGCCAGGGCGAGGTCTACGAGGTATACGCCCGCTCGGTTTCCCAGGGCGGCCTCCTCGGTTTCGTCGAGATCGGCGAACTCGTGTTCGGCGAGAAGACCCAGGTCGTTGTCGATCCTTCGGAAGAACGGCTGCAGCGCGAGTTCAGCGGCGTCCGCCGCACCTACCTGCCCATGCACTCCGTGCTGCGCATCGATCAGGTCACGAAGCAGGGCACGGCCCGCATCCGCGATCTCGAACGGCGGGAGAGCCGGAAGGTCACCCCGTTTCCGATGCCGATCTACACGCCCGGTGGAGAGTCCCAATGA
- a CDS encoding OmpH family outer membrane protein: protein MTRRHLARFLPALLLIAAAPSAFAQDAVRVAIVNVELVVAESAEGKQLREFLQQVETQTRAAIETNARQVETLRQSAPGKGPDELRNIQHQIEDLQRESQRLADDAQRRASSREEQTLQQINERLRPIIQRLIDENGYDLILNASIGGVLHASARVDLTPRVIEMLQAQEQQAESSPEE from the coding sequence ATGACCCGTCGTCACCTCGCCCGCTTCCTACCTGCCCTGCTGCTGATCGCGGCCGCTCCGTCCGCTTTCGCCCAGGACGCGGTACGCGTCGCGATCGTCAACGTCGAGCTCGTGGTCGCCGAATCCGCCGAGGGCAAGCAGCTTCGGGAATTCCTCCAGCAGGTCGAGACGCAAACCCGGGCAGCCATCGAAACGAACGCCAGACAGGTCGAGACGCTGCGTCAGAGCGCTCCCGGCAAGGGACCGGATGAACTGCGCAACATCCAGCACCAGATCGAGGATCTGCAACGCGAGTCGCAACGCCTGGCCGACGATGCACAACGTCGCGCGTCGAGCAGGGAGGAACAGACGCTGCAGCAGATCAACGAGCGGCTGCGTCCGATCATTCAGCGCCTGATCGACGAGAACGGCTACGACCTGATCCTGAACGCCAGCATCGGTGGCGTACTCCACGCCAGCGCCCGCGTCGACCTGACCCCACGTGTCATCGAGATGCTCCAGGCGCAGGAGCAGCAGGCCGAATCCAGCCCGGAAGAGTAG